The Vicia villosa cultivar HV-30 ecotype Madison, WI linkage group LG1, Vvil1.0, whole genome shotgun sequence genome includes a region encoding these proteins:
- the LOC131624195 gene encoding uncharacterized protein LOC131624195, producing MACDYFDKIQEITIIPTMIFLIKHIGVLQTFQPLRDIQVPKSRANNITWIRVQCHRQRNGIDCGYFILRFMKETLLLDRIEIPSTYFDEFKCAHYSKDQLDELMEECCQFIMELRIL from the exons ATGGCATGTGATTATTTTGACAAGATTCAAGAAATCACAATTATACCAACtatgattttcttgattaaaCATATAGG cgTTCTACAAACTTTTCAACCACTAAGAGATATTCAAGTACCAAAGAGTAGAGCCAACAACATTACATGGATCAGAGTGCAG TGTCATCGTCAGCGTAATGGTATAGATTGCGGTTATTTCAtcttgaggtttatgaaagaaactcTTCTTTTGGATCGAATAGAGATTCCATCCACG tactttgacgaattcaaGTGTGCTCATTACTCAAAAGATCAATTGGATGAACTTATGGAGGAATGTTGTCAATTCATTATGGAGTTGAGAATTTTATAA
- the LOC131624218 gene encoding uncharacterized protein LOC131624218, with protein sequence MMNWLRLSILQEKCVWHTLDDELVEIIFRKRASTRLSDMLRRARLGYEERGIRPSWMDENVFNEMLVYLKSDEFKKKSEKAKQRRASEKGAANHRVGSISITDHVDRMVVAKRRTPLMQELPRGLTGEEMERIATTVLEILK encoded by the exons ATGATGAACTGGTTGAGATTATCTATATTGCAGGAGAAGTGTGTATGGCACACACTAGATGATGAACTGGTTGAGATTATCTTTAGGAAAAGAGCATCAACACGACTTTCAGACATGCTTAGGCGTGCCAGGCTTGGATATGAAGAAAGAGGTATCAGACCTTCATGGATGGATGAAAATGTGTTTAATGAAATGCTTGTTTATTTGAAATCAGATGAGTTTAAGAAAAAATCTGAAAAAGCAAAGCAGCGTAGAGCATCAGAAAAGGGAGCTGCTAATCATAGAGTCGGAAGCATTAGTATTACTGATCATGTTGATCGGATG GTTGTGGCTAAGAGAAGAACTCCATTAATGCAAGAGCTTCCAAGAGGACTTACCGGGGAAGAGATGGAGAGAATTGCGACGACCGTGCTAGAGATACTCAAGTAA